The following are encoded together in the Montipora capricornis isolate CH-2021 chromosome 5, ASM3666992v2, whole genome shotgun sequence genome:
- the LOC138050118 gene encoding uncharacterized protein, producing the protein MTQPRPEREGFFFRTRCSLLVTGPSGCGKTTFTWELLKHASHFMDPPPPAKHYCYGAWQPTFKMMQKEDAIHFHEGIPSLEELDAWFAPQGGGVLVLDDLMDEGGRDKRVLDLFTKHSHHWNITVLYLCQDLFPPGPYAKTVSHNAHYIVCFKNPRDCTGLRALVCQAFPTEVKGVMQIFRHATEHPFGYLMFDLHPASSDDRRLWTNLLPPQGYLHVFVPIE; encoded by the coding sequence ATGACTCAGCCACGACCGGAGAgagaaggctttttttttcgaaCCCGCTGCAGTCTTTTAGTGACCGGTCCTTCGGGCTGTGGTAAGACCACCTTCACGTGGGAATTATTGAAACATGCTTCTCATTTCATGGACCCACCACCTCCAGCCAAACACTATTGTTACGGAGCGTGGCAACCTACGTTTAAAATGATGCAAAAAGAGGATGCTATACATTTTCACGAAGGCATTCCTAGTTTAGAGGAATTGGATGCTTGGTTTGCACCGCAAGGTGGCGGGGTGTTAGTGTTGGATGATTTGATGGATGAAGGAGGAAGAGATAAGCGTGTGTTGGACCTATTCACAAAACATTCCCACCATTGGAACATTACCGTATTGTATTTGTGTCAAGATCTGTTTCCACCGGGCCCTTACGCAAAGACCGTGTCGCACAATGCGCATTACATAGTTTGTTTCAAGAATCCTCGGGATTGCACAGGGCTACGGGCTTTGGTGTGTCAGGCGTTTCCGACCGAGGTCAAAGGAGTTATGCAGATATTTCGTCATGCTACGGAACACCCCTTTGGCTATTTAATGTTTGACTTACACCCAGCCTCTTCAGATGACCGCCGTCTGTGGACAAACCTATTACCTCCGCAGGGGTACCTGCACGTGTTTGTACCTATAGAATGA